A stretch of Triticum aestivum cultivar Chinese Spring chromosome 1D, IWGSC CS RefSeq v2.1, whole genome shotgun sequence DNA encodes these proteins:
- the LOC123183303 gene encoding periodic tryptophan protein 1 homolog → MISAMSWVPRGAAKSVPIEAEPPTKEEIEEAMKKIALGREAGSDADDADGDEDDDAVMEVDGAEDEEVDEVAQAKAAAKALGTKSSSAAAVGDVSDGLAELNMDAYDEEEDGLELFSTGLGDLYYKSNEEDPYIIKNDDDDDGEDDDEEIEDMTIKPTDIVIVCAHNEDEFNSLQVSIVEELEDGDPNMFVHHEVPLSDFPLCTAWMDFNRQDGEQKGNFIAVGTMDPTIEIWNLDVVDEVEPHYVLGGVSKKKKKVKGKKGKTYKKGSHRSSVLGLAWNTVVRNALASASADKTVKVWDLSAGKCLVTLQHHDDKVQSVAWRSPEVLLSGSFDRTIAMTDMKDSGQCCHKWPVEADVESLVCDPHNEQSFVVSLENGMVQAFDIRTASSNSNPGQPIFTLHAHEKAVSSISFAPSTPNFLATGSTDKMVKLWDLSNNQPSCVSSLNPKLGAIFSVSFSIDNPFLLACGGSKGKLKVWNTLSEPAVANKFGKGRQNAPALRNDPPAE, encoded by the exons ATGATCTCCGCCATGTCCTGGGTGCCGAGGGGCGCCGCCAAGAGCGTCCCCATCGAGGCGGAGCCGCCCACCAAGGAGGAGATCGAGGAGGCCATGAAGAAAATCGCCCTCGGCAGAGA GGCCGGGAgcgacgccgacgacgccgacggggacgaggacgacgacgccgtGATGGAGGTcgacggcgccgaggacgaggaggtCGACGAGGTCGCCCAGGCCAAGGCCGCCGCCAAGGCGCTCGGGACCAAGAGCAGCTCGGCCGCCGCCGTCGGCGACGTTTCCGACGGGCTCGCCGAGCTCAACATGGACgcctacgacgaggaggaggacg GGCTCGAGCTTTTCAGCACTGGGTTGGGGGACTTGTACTACAAGAGCAACGAAGAGGACCCCTATATCATCAAGAATGACGACGAT GATGATggcgaggacgacgatgaggagaTTGAGGACATGACTATCAAACCTACTGATATAGTGATTGTTTGTGCTCATAACGAGGATGAATTCAATTCTCTCCAG GTCAGTATAGTGGAAGAACTGGAGGATGGGGATCCTAATATGTTTGTGCACCATGAGGTCCCTCTCTCTGATTTTCCACTCTGCACGGCTTGGATGGATTTTAACCGTCAGGATGGCGAACAGAAAG GAAATTTCATAGCTGTTGGCACCATGGATCCTACAATTGAAATATGGAACCTGGATGTC GTCGACGAGGTCGAACCACATTATGTGCTAGGAGGAgtttcaaaaaagaagaagaaagttaAGGGGAAAAAG GGAAAAACATATAAGAAGGGTAGCCATAGAAGTTCTGTGCTTGGTCTTGCGTGGAACACGGTGGTGAG GAACGCTCTAGCTAGTGCAAGTGCAGACAAAACTGTGAAAGTTTGGGACTTAAGTGCTGGTAAATGTTTAGTCACACTGCAACATCATGATGACAAG GTTCAATCAGTTGCCTGGAGGTCACCTGAAGTTCTTCTCAGTGGATCTTTTGATAGAACAATTGCCATG ACAGATATGAAAGACAGTGGACAATGTTGCCATAAATGGCCTGTGGAAGCAGATGTAGAGAGCTTAGTTTGTGATCCACACAATGAACAGTCGTTTGTG GTTAGTCTTGAAAATGGGATGGTTCAAGCGTTTGATATTCGGACAGCTTCATCAAATTCAAATCCTGGACAGCCGATTTTTACTCTGCATGCACACGAAAAGGCCGTTTCTTCCATATCCTTCGCGCCTTCTACCCCTAAC TTTCTTGCGACTGGTTCAACCGACAAAATG GTGAAGCTCTGGGATCTATCGAACAACCAGCCTTCGTGCGTCTCGTCGCTGAATCCTAAGCTT ggagcTATATTCTCGGTGTCGTTTTCGATCGACAACCCCTTCCTGTTAGCGTGTGGAGGATCGAAAGGCAAACTGAAG GTCTGGAACACGCTGTCGGAACCCGCAGTGGCGAACAAATTTGGGAAGGGGCGGCAAAATGCACCAGCTCTGCGAAACGACCCCCCCGCAGAATGA